One Streptomyces sp. NBC_00102 DNA segment encodes these proteins:
- a CDS encoding endo-1,4-beta-xylanase produces MSSVKPRRHGRHGGLPVLLVGALTLALSLTGGPANAAQQATLHELAAAQGKYFGSATDNPELTDAAYADILGSEFGQITPGNSMKWDTTEPVQGQFNFAKGDVITGFAAQHDQTVRGHTLVWHSQLPSWVGALPSTQVEAAMTRHITEEATHYRGAVTAWDVVNEPFNEDGTYRTSPFYNAMGTDYIATALRAAHAADPDAKLYLNDYNIEGLGAKSDAMYALVSELLDEGVPLDGVGMQAHLAVQYGFPYQMQANMQRFADLGLDVAVTELDVRMQLPADAAKTATQSSYYQQVTEACLAVERCVGITVWDYTDKYSWVPSTFPGQGAANLYDENLSPKPAHSAVRTALGGQDGGGGEGGEPGALKAQYRNSDSSVGDNQIKPGLQLVNTGTTPVSLSDVTVRYWFTAGNGAATYNSWCDWSPIGCSTVTHRVVAADTPEAGADHYLEVGFTGGTLAPGATTGEIQLRLNKTDWSLFDESDDYSYGSGTSYADASRIAVYVGGEPVWGIEP; encoded by the coding sequence ATGAGCTCGGTGAAGCCCCGCAGACACGGCCGCCACGGAGGACTCCCTGTCCTCCTGGTCGGAGCCCTCACTCTGGCGCTCTCCCTGACGGGTGGGCCGGCGAACGCGGCCCAACAGGCCACACTTCACGAACTGGCCGCCGCCCAGGGCAAGTACTTCGGCTCCGCGACGGACAACCCCGAACTGACCGATGCCGCCTACGCGGACATCCTCGGTTCGGAGTTCGGACAGATCACCCCCGGCAACTCCATGAAGTGGGACACCACCGAGCCCGTCCAGGGCCAGTTCAACTTCGCCAAGGGCGATGTGATCACCGGCTTCGCGGCCCAGCACGACCAGACCGTGCGCGGCCACACCCTCGTCTGGCACAGTCAACTGCCCAGTTGGGTCGGCGCTCTGCCGTCGACCCAGGTCGAAGCGGCGATGACCCGTCACATCACCGAGGAGGCGACCCACTACCGCGGCGCGGTCACCGCCTGGGACGTGGTGAACGAGCCGTTCAACGAGGACGGGACCTACCGCACGAGTCCCTTCTACAACGCGATGGGCACCGACTACATCGCCACCGCACTGCGCGCCGCCCACGCCGCGGATCCGGACGCCAAGCTGTACCTCAACGACTACAACATCGAGGGTCTCGGCGCGAAGAGCGACGCCATGTACGCCCTGGTGAGTGAATTGCTCGACGAGGGTGTACCGCTCGACGGGGTCGGGATGCAGGCGCATCTGGCGGTCCAGTACGGCTTCCCGTACCAGATGCAGGCGAATATGCAGCGGTTCGCCGACCTCGGTCTCGACGTGGCGGTCACGGAGCTCGACGTTCGTATGCAGTTGCCCGCCGATGCCGCCAAGACCGCCACGCAGTCGTCGTACTACCAGCAGGTGACCGAGGCCTGCCTGGCGGTCGAGCGCTGCGTGGGCATCACGGTCTGGGACTACACGGACAAGTACTCCTGGGTCCCGAGCACGTTCCCCGGCCAGGGCGCGGCCAACCTGTACGACGAGAACCTGTCGCCGAAGCCCGCCCACTCCGCCGTACGCACCGCCCTGGGCGGCCAGGACGGCGGCGGCGGAGAGGGCGGCGAACCCGGGGCGCTCAAGGCGCAGTACCGCAACAGCGACTCCTCGGTGGGCGACAACCAGATCAAGCCCGGTCTCCAACTGGTGAACACCGGTACGACGCCGGTCAGCCTGTCGGACGTGACGGTCCGGTACTGGTTCACCGCCGGCAACGGGGCTGCCACGTACAACAGTTGGTGCGACTGGTCGCCGATCGGCTGCTCCACCGTGACCCACCGGGTGGTCGCGGCGGACACCCCGGAGGCCGGCGCCGACCACTACCTCGAGGTGGGCTTCACCGGCGGCACCCTCGCCCCGGGCGCCACGACGGGCGAGATCCAGCTGCGGCTGAACAAGACGGACTGGTCCCTCTTCGACGAGTCGGACGACTACAGCTACGGCAGCGGCACCTCGTACGCGGACGCCTCCAGGATCGCCGTCTACGTGGGCGGCGAGCCGGTCTGGGGCATCGAGCCCTGA
- a CDS encoding glycoside hydrolase family 48 protein: MAQGIAVAKPTAQAEAGTGTLTAAAAADDPYTQAFLTQYAKIKAPANGYFSPDGLPYHSVETLMVEAPDHGHQTTSEAVSFWMWLEAAYGRVTGNWAPFNAAWAVAEKTIIPQHADQSTADSYNPSSPATYAPEHPLPSAYPSALDGTVKSGSDPLATELAASYGTMDVYGMHWLMDLDNVYGYGNKPGTGGEAGPGAGASFINTYQRGAQESVWETVPQPTTDLFKYGGPNGYLDLFVGDSSYAKQWKYTNAPDADARAVQAAYWAYRWATAQGKGSEVAGSLAKAAKMGDYLRYAMFDKYFKRVGDCTDPVSCPAASGRDSQHYLLSWYYAWGGAAAGSGGGWAWRIGDSASHQGYQNPLAAYALSNVPALTPKSATAKGDWTKSLTRQLEFLTWLQSSEGAFAGGCTNSWEGSYSKPPAGTPTFYGMAYDWQPVYHDPASNNWFGFQAWGMERLAAYYHETGNASAKTILSKWVAWASSETTVGADGSFRFPSTLNWSGQPDTWNAASPGTNAGLHVTVVDYANDVGVGAAYVKTLTYYAAKSGDKNAAALAKALLDAMALNATTKGISVPEVRRDYNRFDDEVYIPAGWSGKMPNGDPVKPGSTFISIRSWYKNDPDWPKVQAYLDGGAAPTFTYHRFWAQAALALAFAIYAELLVAGGTPSGDTQPPTVPAGLTATATTANSVSLSWSASTDNTAVTGYDVYRNGVLAGNATSTTFTDTGLAAATAYSYAVAARDAAGNTSALSASLAATTKSGGSTGTGAVKVQYKNSDSSATDNQIRMGLQVVNTGSAPIDLSTVKLRYWFSSDGGASTFGTYCDYAALGSSNITHSVVAVSSPKTGADRYLEVGFTGGAGTLAAGASTGELQLRLNKSDWSNFSESDDYSRGTNTAYADSSKVAAYVAGTLAWGTAP; encoded by the coding sequence ATGGCGCAGGGCATCGCCGTCGCCAAGCCCACGGCCCAGGCGGAGGCCGGCACCGGCACCCTCACCGCCGCGGCAGCGGCTGACGACCCGTACACCCAGGCGTTCCTGACCCAGTACGCCAAGATCAAGGCGCCCGCCAACGGCTACTTCAGCCCGGACGGCCTGCCGTACCACTCGGTCGAGACCCTGATGGTCGAGGCACCCGACCACGGCCACCAGACGACCTCGGAGGCCGTCAGCTTCTGGATGTGGCTGGAGGCCGCGTACGGCAGGGTGACCGGGAACTGGGCGCCCTTCAACGCCGCCTGGGCCGTGGCCGAGAAGACCATCATTCCGCAGCACGCGGACCAGTCGACCGCCGACTCCTACAACCCGTCGTCCCCCGCGACCTACGCCCCGGAGCACCCGCTCCCGAGCGCCTATCCCTCCGCCCTCGACGGCACGGTCAAGTCCGGATCGGACCCACTCGCCACCGAACTCGCGGCGTCCTACGGGACGATGGACGTCTACGGCATGCACTGGCTGATGGACCTGGACAACGTCTACGGCTACGGCAACAAGCCGGGCACCGGCGGCGAGGCCGGGCCGGGCGCCGGCGCCTCCTTCATCAACACCTACCAGCGCGGTGCGCAGGAGTCGGTGTGGGAGACGGTCCCCCAGCCCACCACGGACCTGTTCAAGTACGGCGGCCCCAACGGCTACCTCGACCTGTTCGTGGGCGACTCCAGCTACGCCAAGCAGTGGAAGTACACCAACGCGCCGGACGCGGACGCCCGCGCGGTGCAGGCTGCCTACTGGGCGTACCGCTGGGCCACCGCCCAGGGCAAGGGGAGCGAGGTCGCGGGCTCGCTCGCGAAGGCCGCCAAGATGGGCGACTACCTCCGCTACGCCATGTTCGACAAGTACTTCAAGCGGGTCGGCGACTGCACCGACCCGGTTTCCTGCCCGGCCGCCTCCGGCCGCGACTCCCAGCACTACCTGCTGTCCTGGTACTACGCCTGGGGCGGGGCCGCGGCGGGCAGCGGCGGCGGATGGGCCTGGCGCATCGGTGACAGCGCCTCGCACCAGGGCTACCAGAACCCGCTGGCGGCCTACGCCCTGTCCAACGTACCGGCGCTGACCCCCAAGTCGGCGACGGCCAAGGGCGACTGGACCAAGAGCCTGACCCGGCAGCTGGAGTTCCTGACCTGGCTGCAGTCGAGCGAGGGGGCGTTCGCGGGCGGCTGCACCAACAGCTGGGAAGGCAGCTACAGCAAGCCGCCGGCCGGCACACCGACCTTCTACGGCATGGCGTACGACTGGCAGCCGGTCTACCACGACCCGGCGAGCAACAACTGGTTCGGCTTCCAGGCGTGGGGCATGGAGCGCCTCGCGGCGTACTACCACGAGACGGGCAACGCGTCCGCGAAGACCATACTGTCCAAGTGGGTCGCCTGGGCCTCGTCCGAGACGACGGTGGGCGCCGACGGCAGCTTCCGCTTCCCGTCCACGCTCAACTGGTCGGGCCAGCCCGACACCTGGAACGCGGCGTCCCCCGGGACCAACGCGGGCCTGCACGTCACGGTGGTGGACTACGCCAACGACGTCGGTGTGGGTGCCGCGTACGTCAAGACCCTCACCTACTACGCGGCCAAGTCGGGTGACAAGAACGCGGCGGCGCTCGCCAAGGCGCTGCTGGACGCGATGGCGCTGAACGCGACCACCAAGGGCATCTCGGTGCCGGAGGTCCGGCGGGACTACAACCGGTTCGACGACGAGGTGTACATCCCCGCCGGCTGGTCGGGCAAGATGCCCAACGGCGATCCCGTCAAGCCGGGTTCGACCTTCATCTCCATCCGCAGCTGGTACAAGAACGACCCGGACTGGCCGAAGGTGCAGGCCTACCTGGACGGCGGCGCGGCACCCACGTTCACCTACCACCGGTTCTGGGCGCAGGCGGCGCTCGCGCTGGCCTTCGCGATCTACGCCGAGCTGCTGGTGGCGGGCGGCACGCCGAGCGGGGACACGCAGCCGCCGACCGTGCCGGCCGGCCTCACCGCGACGGCGACGACCGCGAACAGCGTCTCGCTCTCCTGGTCGGCGTCCACCGACAACACCGCCGTGACCGGCTACGACGTGTACCGCAACGGGGTGCTGGCGGGGAACGCCACCAGCACGACGTTCACGGACACGGGTCTCGCCGCGGCCACCGCGTACAGCTACGCGGTCGCGGCCCGGGACGCGGCCGGCAACACCTCGGCGCTGTCGGCCTCGCTGGCCGCCACCACGAAGTCGGGCGGCTCGACCGGCACCGGCGCGGTGAAGGTCCAGTACAAGAACAGCGACTCCTCCGCCACCGACAACCAGATCCGGATGGGCCTCCAGGTGGTCAACACCGGCAGCGCTCCGATCGACCTGTCGACGGTGAAACTGCGGTACTGGTTCTCCTCCGACGGCGGCGCGAGCACCTTCGGCACGTACTGCGACTACGCCGCGCTCGGCTCGTCCAACATCACCCACTCCGTGGTCGCGGTCTCCAGTCCCAAGACGGGCGCCGACCGCTATCTGGAGGTCGGGTTCACGGGCGGCGCGGGCACCCTGGCCGCCGGCGCGTCGACGGGCGAGCTCCAGTTGCGGCTCAACAAGAGCGACTGGTCCAACTTCAGCGAGTCCGACGACTACAGCCGCGGCACCAACACCGCGTACGCGGACAGCTCGAAGGTCGCCGCCTACGTGGCGGGCACCCTCGCCTGGGGCACCGCCCCCTGA
- a CDS encoding glycoside hydrolase family 6 protein: MSTRGTIMRGLRRRLAAVSALAMGAALAVALPAAPASAAAAAARVDNPYVGATAYVNPDWSAKAAAEPGGAAIANTPAFVWMDRIAAITGSSEARGLRAHLDTALAQGANLFQVVIYDLPGRDCAALASNGELGPTELGRYESEYIDPIAAILADPAYANLRIVTIIEPDSLPNIVTNAGGTAGSTDACATMKANGNYEKGVGYALHTLGAIPNVYNYIDAAHHGWLGWDSNMSPAAAEFKKAATSEGATVNDVTGFIVNTANYSALKEPNFKVTDSVNGTTVRQSKWVDWNYYVDELSFAQALRTLLVSQGFNSNIGMLIDTARNGWGGSARPTAAGPTTSVDAYVDGGRVDRRIHAGNWCNQSGAGIGERPTAAPETGIDAYVWAKPPGESDGNSAPVANDEGKGFDRMCDPTYTGNGRNGNSMTGALANSPLAGHWFSAQFQELVRNAYPPITGGGTGTDTTAPTAPTGLTSSAKTSSSVSLSWTASTDNTAVTGYDIFRAGVKVGSSTTTSYTDTGLTASTAYSYTVKAKDAAGNLSAASSALSVTTSASSGGTTDTTAPTAPTGLTSSAKTSSSVSLSWTASTDNTAVTGYDIFRAGVKVGSSTTTSYTDTGLTASTAYSYTVKAKDAAGNVSAASSALSVTTSASGGTGTGTVKVQYKSTDSSATDNQIRMSLQLVNTGSSAVNLSTVKLRYWFTPDGGASTFGTACDYAVVGCGTVTLGVTSAGSAAGASHYLEVGFGSGTLAAGASTGEIQLRINKSDWSNFSEADDYSRATNTSFADATKIGAYVGGTLAWGTAP; this comes from the coding sequence ATGAGTACCAGAGGCACCATCATGCGCGGGCTGCGCCGGAGACTGGCCGCAGTCTCCGCCCTGGCCATGGGCGCGGCACTCGCCGTCGCCCTCCCCGCCGCCCCCGCCTCGGCCGCCGCCGCGGCGGCCCGGGTCGACAACCCCTACGTGGGCGCGACGGCCTACGTGAACCCGGACTGGTCCGCCAAGGCGGCGGCCGAGCCGGGTGGCGCCGCCATCGCCAACACGCCCGCCTTCGTCTGGATGGACCGCATCGCGGCCATCACGGGCTCCTCCGAGGCGAGGGGCCTGCGCGCACACCTCGACACGGCACTGGCCCAGGGCGCGAACCTGTTCCAGGTCGTCATCTACGACCTGCCGGGACGCGACTGTGCCGCGCTGGCGTCCAACGGTGAGCTCGGCCCCACCGAGCTCGGCCGGTACGAGAGCGAGTACATCGACCCGATCGCCGCCATCCTGGCGGACCCGGCGTACGCGAACCTGCGCATCGTCACGATCATCGAGCCCGACTCGCTGCCCAACATCGTCACCAACGCGGGCGGCACGGCCGGTTCGACCGACGCCTGCGCGACGATGAAGGCGAACGGCAACTACGAGAAGGGTGTCGGCTACGCGCTGCACACCCTGGGTGCCATCCCCAACGTCTACAACTACATCGACGCCGCCCACCACGGCTGGCTGGGCTGGGACAGCAACATGAGCCCCGCCGCGGCGGAGTTCAAGAAGGCCGCCACGTCCGAGGGTGCCACGGTCAACGACGTCACCGGCTTCATCGTGAACACGGCCAACTACTCGGCTCTCAAGGAGCCGAACTTCAAGGTCACCGACTCGGTGAACGGCACCACGGTGCGCCAGTCCAAGTGGGTCGACTGGAACTACTACGTCGACGAGCTGTCGTTCGCCCAGGCGCTGCGCACCCTGCTGGTGAGCCAGGGCTTCAACTCCAACATCGGCATGCTGATCGACACGGCCCGCAACGGCTGGGGCGGCTCCGCGCGGCCCACCGCCGCCGGTCCGACGACCAGCGTGGACGCCTACGTGGACGGTGGCCGGGTCGACCGCCGCATCCACGCCGGTAACTGGTGCAACCAGAGCGGAGCCGGCATCGGCGAGCGCCCCACCGCCGCCCCCGAGACCGGTATCGACGCCTACGTCTGGGCCAAGCCCCCGGGGGAGTCGGACGGCAACAGCGCCCCCGTCGCCAACGACGAGGGCAAGGGCTTCGACCGGATGTGCGACCCCACGTACACCGGTAACGGCCGCAACGGCAACAGCATGACCGGCGCCCTGGCGAACTCCCCGCTCGCGGGCCACTGGTTCTCGGCGCAGTTCCAGGAGCTCGTGCGCAACGCCTACCCGCCGATCACCGGCGGCGGCACGGGCACCGACACCACCGCCCCGACCGCCCCGACCGGCCTGACGTCCTCGGCGAAGACCAGCAGCAGCGTCTCGCTCTCCTGGACCGCGTCCACCGACAACACCGCCGTGACCGGCTACGACATCTTCCGCGCCGGGGTGAAGGTGGGATCCTCCACCACCACCTCGTACACGGACACCGGCCTCACCGCGTCGACCGCCTACAGCTACACCGTCAAGGCCAAGGACGCCGCCGGTAACCTCTCGGCCGCCTCCAGCGCCCTCTCCGTCACCACCTCCGCGAGCAGCGGTGGCACCACCGACACCACGGCGCCGACCGCCCCGACCGGCCTGACGTCCTCGGCGAAGACCAGCAGCAGCGTCTCGCTCTCCTGGACCGCGTCCACCGACAACACCGCCGTGACCGGCTACGACATCTTCCGCGCCGGGGTGAAGGTGGGATCCTCCACCACCACCTCGTACACGGACACCGGCCTCACCGCGTCGACCGCCTACAGCTACACCGTCAAGGCCAAGGACGCCGCCGGCAACGTCTCGGCAGCCTCCAGCGCCCTCTCCGTCACCACCTCCGCGAGCGGCGGCACCGGGACGGGCACGGTCAAGGTCCAGTACAAGAGCACCGACTCCTCCGCCACCGACAACCAGATCCGGATGTCCCTCCAGCTGGTCAACACCGGCAGCAGCGCGGTGAACCTCTCCACCGTGAAGCTGCGCTACTGGTTCACCCCCGACGGTGGTGCCTCCACCTTCGGTACCGCGTGCGACTACGCGGTCGTCGGCTGCGGCACGGTGACCCTCGGTGTGACGTCCGCCGGCTCCGCGGCAGGCGCCAGCCACTACCTGGAGGTCGGCTTCGGCAGCGGCACCCTGGCCGCCGGCGCCTCCACCGGTGAGATCCAGCTGCGGATCAACAAGAGCGACTGGTCCAACTTCAGCGAGGCGGACGACTACAGCCGCGCCACCAACACGTCCTTCGCCGACGCGACGAAGATCGGCGCGTACGTGGGCGGCACCCTCGCCTGGGGCACCGCCCCCTGA
- a CDS encoding peptidase C39 family protein, giving the protein MTGPHNRRAVLAAIAAVAAASAVTSTGPASAAARPSRPSRPGAPSAKAPDTVVDNHFWTTYTDWRSGSATGTKAVAGRRPGLVIAAPAGTTDYTDPHTGTTAAWEYATWTSPAHRSAVPATEVIASWNADTPAGTWIQIELLGRYSDGTDTPWYVMGRWAAGDEDVRRTSVDDQTDGKSTVWTDTFSVDDAASGLRLTHYRLRLTLHRRPGTRLTPTVWRLGAMASDVPDRFTVPASTPGTGSGHELAVPRYSQNVHAGQYPEYDNGGEAWCSPTSSQMIIEYWGRKPTAEQLAWVKPDLPDPQVCHAARYTFDYQYDGCGNWPFNAAYAATYRDMSSAVTRLGSLTDVETLVRAGIPVITSQSFLKEELTGAGYGTSGHLMTVIGFTATGDVVANDPASKDDDAVRRIYSRTEWEQIWLRTKRYDASGNVRSGTGGVCYLYWPTDPNAAQRRVLRALGLV; this is encoded by the coding sequence ATGACCGGACCGCACAACCGCCGGGCCGTCCTCGCCGCCATCGCGGCCGTCGCCGCGGCCTCCGCCGTGACCTCCACCGGACCCGCGTCCGCCGCCGCACGCCCCTCCCGCCCTTCCCGCCCGGGCGCACCCTCCGCCAAGGCCCCGGACACCGTCGTGGACAACCACTTCTGGACGACCTACACCGACTGGCGCTCCGGCTCCGCCACCGGAACCAAGGCCGTCGCCGGCCGCAGGCCCGGCCTGGTCATCGCCGCCCCGGCCGGGACCACCGACTACACCGACCCGCACACCGGCACGACCGCCGCGTGGGAGTACGCCACCTGGACCTCCCCGGCCCACCGCAGTGCCGTACCGGCCACCGAGGTGATCGCCTCCTGGAACGCCGACACCCCCGCCGGCACCTGGATCCAGATCGAACTGCTCGGCCGCTACTCGGACGGCACCGACACCCCCTGGTACGTGATGGGCCGCTGGGCCGCCGGGGACGAGGACGTCCGCCGTACCTCGGTGGACGACCAGACGGACGGGAAGAGCACCGTCTGGACCGACACCTTCTCCGTCGACGACGCGGCGAGCGGCCTGCGCCTGACCCACTACCGCCTCCGCCTCACCCTGCACCGCAGGCCGGGCACCCGGCTCACCCCGACGGTGTGGCGCCTGGGTGCCATGGCCTCCGACGTCCCGGACCGCTTCACCGTCCCGGCGAGCACCCCCGGCACCGGCAGCGGCCACGAACTCGCGGTGCCGCGCTACTCGCAGAACGTCCACGCGGGGCAGTACCCCGAGTACGACAACGGCGGCGAGGCATGGTGCAGCCCCACCTCCTCGCAGATGATCATCGAGTACTGGGGCCGCAAGCCCACCGCCGAACAGCTCGCCTGGGTCAAGCCGGACCTCCCCGACCCCCAGGTCTGCCACGCGGCGCGCTACACCTTCGACTACCAGTACGACGGCTGCGGCAACTGGCCTTTCAACGCCGCCTACGCCGCCACCTACCGGGACATGTCCTCCGCCGTCACCCGCCTGGGCTCCCTCACCGACGTGGAGACCCTCGTGCGGGCCGGCATCCCCGTCATCACCTCGCAGTCCTTCCTCAAGGAGGAGCTGACCGGGGCCGGTTACGGCACCTCGGGCCACCTGATGACCGTCATCGGCTTCACCGCGACCGGCGACGTCGTCGCCAACGACCCCGCGTCGAAGGACGACGACGCGGTGCGCCGCATCTACTCGCGCACCGAGTGGGAGCAGATCTGGCTGAGGACCAAGCGGTACGACGCGAGCGGCAACGTGCGCAGCGGCACGGGCGGGGTCTGCTACCTCTACTGGCCGACCGACCCGAACGCGGCGCAGCGCCGGGTGCTGAGGGCGCTCGGGCTGGTGTGA
- a CDS encoding uridine kinase encodes MNDLAGHARGLLSLPPSLGPVRLVAIDGHAGSGKSTLATRIAAALDGAPLLRLDDLATHEELFAWTDRLREQVLLPLSRGERARYAPYDWNARCFGPERPLDPAPVVLIEGVGAGRRFLRPRLASLWWMELDRETAWERGRRRDGPALGGFWDGWTVAEAEHFAGDPSRPYADSLVRQLPDGYEWLTGPQATPPPSRIATEGEGGRSSG; translated from the coding sequence ATGAACGATCTGGCCGGACACGCCCGCGGCCTCCTCTCCCTCCCCCCGTCCCTGGGCCCGGTGCGCCTGGTGGCGATCGACGGGCACGCGGGCTCGGGGAAGAGCACTCTGGCGACCCGGATCGCCGCCGCGCTGGACGGCGCCCCGCTCCTGCGGCTGGACGATCTGGCCACCCACGAGGAGCTGTTCGCCTGGACGGACCGGCTGCGCGAGCAGGTGCTGCTGCCGCTGTCGCGCGGGGAGCGGGCGCGCTACGCCCCGTACGACTGGAACGCCCGGTGCTTCGGGCCGGAGCGGCCACTGGACCCGGCGCCGGTGGTGCTGATCGAAGGCGTGGGGGCCGGACGCCGGTTCCTGCGGCCCCGGCTGGCCTCGCTGTGGTGGATGGAGCTGGACCGAGAGACCGCCTGGGAGCGGGGCCGACGACGGGACGGGCCGGCACTGGGAGGTTTCTGGGACGGCTGGACGGTCGCGGAGGCCGAACACTTCGCCGGGGACCCGTCCCGGCCGTACGCGGATTCGCTGGTACGCCAGTTGCCCGACGGATACGAGTGGCTGACGGGGCCTCAGGCGACTCCGCCCCCGAGTCGAATTGCTACGGAGGGTGAAGGCGGCAGGTCATCCGGTTGA
- a CDS encoding AAA family ATPase, translating into MDIGTQGAHAPAELAWLRGVDAYTMGAYPHAEEEFRTAVRLDPGMADAWLGLHALRIDTTTALLSMYRYRDRFGEQRTRHKRTLNSWYWLGWWVQPVLESPRDLLLAHASHWLDGRHVPELDRALAGLPPVDTDAQVRFLHACRAYLAKDWEQLVRYTERLVDDPLLGIEARLFGGMARVRLEMYGQAEPLLSAALMRCRSEQPQRKELRYWLARAHEGTGRSAAALPLYRAVHRVDPSFMDTSARLAAITDHDGFDDPGGLAPAALSGYGTDEAGAGSQPDGDALLGTDLVDGRDPWLGGDPLGPVAPVVTTAPEGARVKRSGSGRAGRPVLPAGPSDPALLADALAELERMVGLDPVKRQVKALSAQLNMARLRAEQGLPVQPPKRHFVFSGPSGTGKTTVARILGRVFYALGLLGGDHLVEAQRSDLVGEFLGQTAVKANELIDSALGGVLFVDEAYSLANSGYSKGDAYGDEALQVLLKRAEDNRDHLVVILAGYPEGMDRLLATNPGLSSRFTSRVDFPSYRPLELTAIGGVLAAANGDLWDEESLDELRSISGHVVDQGWIDELGNGRFLRTLYEKSCAYRDLRLSGYTTPPGREDLATLRLPDLMQAYGEVLSGRGPVGRGQTEAPGA; encoded by the coding sequence ATGGACATCGGCACGCAGGGCGCGCACGCCCCTGCCGAACTGGCCTGGCTACGGGGCGTGGACGCCTACACCATGGGCGCGTACCCGCATGCCGAGGAGGAATTCCGGACCGCGGTACGGCTCGATCCCGGCATGGCGGACGCCTGGCTGGGTCTCCACGCGCTGCGGATCGACACCACCACCGCGCTGCTGAGCATGTACCGGTACCGCGACCGCTTCGGCGAGCAGCGCACCCGCCACAAACGCACGCTCAACTCCTGGTACTGGCTGGGCTGGTGGGTGCAGCCGGTACTGGAGTCGCCACGCGATCTTCTGCTGGCCCACGCCTCTCACTGGCTGGACGGGCGCCATGTGCCGGAGCTGGACCGGGCGTTGGCCGGACTCCCGCCGGTGGACACCGACGCGCAGGTGCGGTTCCTGCACGCCTGCCGGGCCTATCTCGCGAAGGACTGGGAGCAGTTGGTCCGCTACACCGAGCGGCTGGTCGACGACCCGCTGCTCGGGATCGAGGCGCGGCTCTTCGGAGGGATGGCCCGGGTCCGGCTGGAGATGTACGGCCAGGCCGAGCCGCTGCTCTCGGCGGCGCTGATGCGCTGTCGCAGCGAGCAGCCGCAGCGCAAGGAGCTGCGGTACTGGCTGGCGCGGGCGCACGAGGGGACGGGGCGCAGTGCCGCGGCTCTGCCCCTCTACCGGGCGGTGCACCGGGTCGACCCTTCGTTCATGGACACGTCGGCCCGGCTCGCGGCGATCACCGACCATGACGGGTTCGACGATCCCGGCGGGCTCGCCCCGGCCGCGTTGAGCGGTTACGGCACGGACGAGGCGGGCGCCGGGTCCCAGCCGGACGGCGACGCGCTGCTCGGTACGGATCTGGTGGACGGCCGCGACCCGTGGCTGGGCGGCGATCCGCTCGGCCCGGTCGCCCCGGTGGTGACGACCGCCCCGGAGGGCGCGCGGGTCAAGCGGTCCGGGTCCGGCCGTGCGGGCCGTCCGGTGCTGCCCGCCGGGCCCAGCGATCCCGCGCTGCTGGCCGACGCGCTCGCCGAGCTGGAGCGGATGGTCGGGCTCGATCCGGTGAAGCGGCAGGTCAAGGCGCTCTCCGCGCAGCTGAACATGGCGCGGCTGCGGGCAGAGCAGGGTCTTCCCGTGCAGCCGCCCAAGCGGCACTTCGTGTTCTCCGGCCCTTCGGGCACCGGCAAGACGACGGTCGCCCGCATCCTGGGCCGGGTCTTCTACGCCCTGGGCCTCTTGGGCGGTGATCATCTGGTGGAGGCCCAACGCTCCGATCTGGTGGGCGAGTTCCTCGGCCAGACGGCGGTCAAGGCCAATGAACTGATCGACTCGGCACTGGGCGGGGTGCTCTTCGTGGACGAGGCGTACAGCCTCGCCAACTCCGGTTACAGCAAGGGCGACGCGTACGGCGACGAGGCGCTCCAGGTCCTGCTGAAGCGGGCCGAGGACAACCGGGACCATCTGGTGGTCATCCTGGCCGGCTACCCGGAGGGCATGGACCGGCTGCTGGCCACCAACCCGGGGCTCTCCTCGCGGTTCACCAGCCGGGTCGACTTCCCGAGCTACCGCCCGCTCGAACTCACCGCGATCGGCGGGGTGCTGGCCGCCGCCAACGGCGATCTCTGGGACGAGGAGTCCCTCGACGAGCTGCGCAGCATCAGCGGTCACGTGGTCGACCAGGGATGGATCGACGAGCTGGGCAACGGCCGCTTCCTGCGCACCCTGTACGAGAAGAGCTGCGCCTACCGCGACCTGCGGCTCTCCGGTTACACCACGCCGCCGGGGCGCGAGGACCTGGCGACGCTGCGGCTGCCGGACCTGATGCAGGCGTACGGCGAGGTGCTCTCCGGCCGGGGCCCGGTGGGCCGGGGCCAGACGGAGGCCCCCGGCGCGTAG